One Dietzia sp. JS16-p6b genomic window carries:
- a CDS encoding helix-turn-helix transcriptional regulator, whose translation MAVRESDVTGPNPVREYRKEKRVTQAELAEAVGVSRQTIIAVERGDYSPSVYLAIRIARVLERSVEELFILEEEPR comes from the coding sequence ATGGCAGTTCGGGAGTCCGACGTGACCGGGCCGAACCCGGTCAGGGAGTACCGCAAAGAGAAGCGGGTCACCCAGGCGGAGCTCGCCGAGGCGGTGGGAGTCAGCAGGCAGACGATCATCGCGGTCGAGCGGGGCGACTACTCGCCGTCGGTGTACTTGGCGATTCGCATCGCGCGGGTCCTGGAACGGTCGGTCGAAGAGCTATTCATTCTGGAGGAGGAACCCCGATGA
- a CDS encoding cupin domain-containing protein codes for MRALSRCVACSADEFAARVWGQRPLLTRAAELPRDFTDLLSPAMVDEIIAERGVRTPFVRMAREGTLVDRACFTRSAGFGAQIADQLDPDGVLTQFAAGATIVLQGLHRFWPPIIDFVRGITSDVGHPVQTNAYITPPANRGFDPHYDVHDVFVLQVSGTKRWRVHEPVHRHPLPDQPWTDHREAIAERSRDEPVTDAVLEPGDCLYLPRGWVHSAEAQGDTSIHLTVGVAPLTGYDMARAVIEALASEEELRASLPFGLAPADAARAEPQAREVLDVLARLIEERREELSDLSGDSLAKKYLDLTRPAAIRPLATLDAVDSLHVDTPLRWRDGLHGSIDESGSDTVVLRLPTKAITFPAICAPALRAAMTGDPVTAGVLPGLDEADGLVVLRRLLREAVLVAL; via the coding sequence TTGCGCGCACTCTCCCGGTGCGTCGCGTGCAGCGCGGACGAGTTCGCAGCCCGGGTCTGGGGTCAGCGGCCCCTGCTGACCCGGGCGGCCGAACTGCCACGCGACTTCACTGACCTGCTCTCGCCCGCGATGGTCGACGAGATCATCGCCGAACGCGGGGTGCGCACACCCTTCGTGCGAATGGCTCGCGAGGGCACGCTCGTCGACCGGGCGTGTTTCACCCGGTCGGCGGGTTTCGGCGCGCAGATCGCCGATCAGCTCGACCCCGACGGCGTGCTCACGCAGTTCGCCGCCGGGGCGACGATCGTGTTGCAGGGACTGCACCGGTTCTGGCCGCCGATCATCGACTTCGTCCGGGGCATCACCTCGGATGTCGGCCACCCGGTGCAGACCAACGCCTACATCACCCCGCCCGCGAATCGCGGGTTCGATCCGCACTACGACGTCCACGATGTCTTTGTGCTCCAGGTCTCCGGCACCAAGCGGTGGCGCGTGCACGAGCCCGTCCACCGTCATCCGCTCCCCGATCAGCCCTGGACCGACCACCGCGAGGCGATCGCCGAGCGTTCGAGGGACGAGCCGGTGACCGACGCCGTGCTCGAGCCGGGGGACTGCCTCTACCTGCCGCGCGGCTGGGTCCACTCCGCCGAGGCGCAGGGCGACACCTCCATCCACCTCACCGTGGGCGTGGCCCCTCTCACCGGGTACGACATGGCACGGGCCGTGATCGAGGCGCTGGCATCGGAGGAGGAGTTGCGCGCGTCGCTGCCGTTCGGGCTCGCCCCGGCCGACGCCGCTCGAGCCGAGCCGCAGGCCCGCGAGGTGCTCGATGTACTGGCCCGGCTGATCGAAGAGAGGCGGGAGGAGCTCAGCGATCTCTCCGGTGACTCGCTCGCGAAGAAGTACCTCGACCTCACCCGACCTGCCGCAATCCGGCCGCTGGCCACCCTCGACGCGGTCGACTCGCTCCACGTCGACACCCCGCTGCGGTGGCGCGACGGGCTGCACGGCTCGATCGACGAGAGTGGGTCGGACACGGTAGTGCTGAGGCTCCCGACCAAGGCGATCACCTTCCCCGCGATCTGCGCCCCGGCCCTGCGTGCGGCGATGACCGGGGATCCCGTGACGGCCGGAGTTCTGCCCGGCCTCGACGAGGCGGACGGACTGGTGGTGCTCCGGCGGCTGCTGCGGGAGGCCGTGCTGGTGGCGTTGTGA
- a CDS encoding oxaloacetate decarboxylase yields MTSPTLKDLTSGRLVYAPGVWDGLTARLAEQAGFDALCASGFAISAALGLPDAELYTMSENLTAIRTITAASALPVVADIDTGYGNAVNAARTATMFVKAGVQGMFMEDQVSPKSCPICVGEPVDLIPVPEAVGKIRAVRDTTPDDVLLIARTDATGEEALRRGRAYVEAGADMIMPVTKTFSTVEEWQRCHSEVGVPLMATLTASTWTEREFTPEVLDQIGVRLALLPTQLLMAATGAGRTVLGRLAAGEPPAEVSADAMAHHEFVEMIGFPEIEAMQNEYLPAKGA; encoded by the coding sequence ATGACATCGCCCACCCTGAAGGACCTCACCTCGGGCAGGCTCGTGTACGCGCCGGGCGTCTGGGACGGACTGACGGCGCGACTGGCCGAGCAGGCCGGCTTCGACGCACTGTGCGCCTCCGGCTTCGCGATCTCCGCCGCCCTCGGGCTCCCCGACGCCGAGCTCTACACGATGAGCGAGAACCTCACCGCGATCCGCACCATCACCGCCGCCTCCGCACTCCCGGTGGTCGCCGACATCGACACCGGCTACGGCAACGCCGTCAACGCCGCCCGCACGGCGACGATGTTCGTCAAGGCCGGCGTACAGGGCATGTTCATGGAGGACCAGGTCTCCCCCAAGTCGTGCCCGATCTGCGTGGGCGAACCCGTCGACCTGATCCCCGTCCCCGAGGCGGTGGGCAAGATCCGCGCCGTCCGCGACACCACCCCGGACGACGTCCTGCTGATCGCCCGCACGGACGCCACCGGCGAGGAGGCCCTCCGTCGCGGCCGGGCCTACGTCGAGGCCGGCGCCGACATGATCATGCCGGTCACCAAGACCTTCAGCACCGTGGAGGAATGGCAGCGCTGCCACTCCGAGGTCGGCGTCCCCCTCATGGCCACGCTGACCGCGTCCACCTGGACGGAGCGGGAGTTCACCCCCGAGGTCCTGGACCAGATCGGCGTGCGACTGGCGCTGCTGCCCACCCAACTGCTCATGGCCGCCACCGGTGCCGGCCGGACCGTGCTGGGTCGCCTCGCGGCGGGTGAACCTCCGGCCGAGGTGAGCGCGGACGCGATGGCCCACCACGAGTTCGTCGAGATGATCGGTTTCCCCGAGATCGAGGCCATGCAGAACGAGTACCTACCCGCGAAGGGGGCGTGA
- a CDS encoding BatC protein — translation MAINDDDMTTTGNSGEGVADGGSNPGGHDGGADGSAQHTKGEGEGLADGGSNPDGHDGGADGSADAGEGPADGGSNPDGADGGADGTQ, via the coding sequence ATGGCTATCAACGACGACGACATGACGACCACCGGCAACTCGGGCGAGGGCGTCGCCGACGGCGGTTCGAACCCCGGCGGCCACGACGGCGGTGCCGACGGCTCCGCCCAGCACACGAAGGGCGAGGGCGAAGGCCTCGCCGACGGCGGCTCCAACCCGGACGGCCACGACGGCGGTGCCGACGGTTCCGCGGACGCCGGCGAGGGCCCGGCCGACGGCGGCTCCAACCCGGACGGTGCAGACGGCGGCGCCGACGGCACGCAGTAA
- a CDS encoding IclR family transcriptional regulator, giving the protein MPSPPRPPSPASDASQSRELVGALLKACALLDHFGADRSTWTLTELTEVSGMNKTTVHRLMATLIHAGWVDRTPEGGYRVTVRLFEIGASALADLDIRSAARSFLTGLVAEFGDTAYLMVPAEEGAVCIDKVEGSGSLVVAGINIGTVLPYHAAAGPVAMLAHSPQLRDAWIRPGLHTYTSRTVHEPGELIAHLDEVRAAGYSLSESDFLEGVSAVAAPILDDDGSVLGSISIGGRSENFSGEILEAKIAHVTRAALRISAALRAARG; this is encoded by the coding sequence GTGCCCAGTCCGCCCAGGCCGCCGTCGCCCGCATCCGACGCATCGCAGAGCAGGGAACTGGTGGGTGCCCTTCTCAAGGCCTGCGCGCTCCTCGACCACTTCGGCGCCGACCGCTCCACGTGGACGCTCACCGAGCTGACCGAGGTCAGCGGCATGAACAAGACGACCGTGCACCGGCTCATGGCGACCCTCATCCACGCGGGGTGGGTCGATCGCACGCCCGAGGGCGGCTACCGGGTGACCGTGCGACTGTTCGAGATCGGGGCGTCGGCCCTGGCGGACCTGGACATCCGCTCGGCCGCCCGGTCGTTCCTGACGGGGCTGGTCGCGGAGTTCGGCGATACCGCGTACCTCATGGTCCCGGCGGAGGAGGGCGCCGTGTGCATCGACAAGGTGGAGGGGAGCGGAAGCCTCGTCGTCGCCGGGATCAACATCGGGACCGTCCTGCCGTACCACGCCGCCGCCGGCCCGGTCGCGATGCTGGCCCACTCCCCGCAGCTGCGGGACGCGTGGATCCGGCCGGGCCTGCACACCTACACCTCCCGTACGGTGCACGAGCCGGGCGAGCTGATCGCCCACCTCGACGAGGTGCGCGCCGCCGGTTACTCGCTCAGCGAGTCCGACTTCCTCGAGGGGGTGTCCGCCGTCGCCGCGCCGATCCTCGACGACGACGGGTCCGTGCTGGGGTCGATCAGCATCGGGGGTCGCTCCGAGAACTTCTCCGGCGAGATCCTCGAGGCCAAGATCGCGCACGTCACGCGGGCCGCCCTCCGGATCTCGGCGGCACTGCGAGCCGCGCGCGGGTGA
- a CDS encoding sucrase ferredoxin — MRWLMLELCGPWGHSALLESPSLLPPELGRQIAQRVQAADIRVAAIRRPGKRPDQRRWRWALADARPGQESLQWGEVHGPGGYAEIPLDGSAGTPTDEPLVAICAHGKHDQCCAVRGRRATSLIAERYPEATWECSHLGGDRFAATMIVLPHGLFYGRVDLAENPADIIDRYTQGQVEPRFLRGRSSYPAEVQVAQHHARAAFGDDRIDAFAPLGVIESDGQVEVTLAGPLRPVEVRLRETYSEPIFTMCQARSAGPVRQWELVKISGGG; from the coding sequence ATGCGGTGGCTCATGCTCGAGCTCTGCGGCCCCTGGGGGCATTCGGCGTTGCTCGAGTCCCCGAGTCTGCTGCCTCCCGAACTGGGCAGGCAGATCGCCCAGCGTGTGCAGGCCGCCGACATCCGAGTTGCGGCGATCCGCCGTCCCGGTAAGCGGCCTGACCAGCGGCGGTGGCGATGGGCTCTGGCCGACGCCCGACCCGGGCAGGAATCGCTGCAGTGGGGCGAGGTCCACGGCCCCGGGGGGTACGCCGAGATTCCTCTCGACGGCTCCGCCGGCACACCGACCGATGAGCCGCTTGTGGCGATCTGCGCGCACGGCAAACACGACCAGTGCTGCGCGGTTCGGGGCCGACGAGCCACGTCGCTGATCGCCGAGCGCTACCCGGAGGCGACCTGGGAATGCTCCCACCTGGGCGGCGATCGCTTTGCCGCGACAATGATCGTCCTGCCGCACGGACTCTTCTACGGCCGCGTCGACCTGGCCGAAAACCCGGCCGACATCATCGACCGCTATACCCAGGGCCAGGTTGAGCCGCGCTTCCTGCGTGGGCGCAGCAGCTACCCGGCAGAAGTGCAGGTCGCGCAGCATCACGCCCGCGCGGCGTTCGGGGACGACCGGATCGATGCCTTCGCCCCGTTGGGCGTCATCGAATCGGACGGGCAGGTGGAGGTGACGCTGGCGGGTCCGCTCCGCCCGGTCGAGGTGCGTCTGCGGGAGACCTACTCGGAGCCGATCTTCACGATGTGTCAGGCGCGGTCGGCCGGGCCGGTCAGACAATGGGAGTTGGTGAAGATCTCCGGGGGCGGGTAG